Proteins encoded by one window of Microplitis mediator isolate UGA2020A chromosome 1, iyMicMedi2.1, whole genome shotgun sequence:
- the LOC130667522 gene encoding uncharacterized protein LOC130667522, producing the protein MKNFVVIVILAVYFTTTTESLQEIMNAVQKARLEDKAPCLHLLSNETLSILKTRRHLDNPETRCFKACVMERLGYLKDEKIFIDEYEKLIDSNLKRIKELSMKVARACVNEAEKSENKCEIAHNYSRCIFHQTRKHYNQTAEENDENQNQHL; encoded by the exons atgaAAAACTTTGTGGTGATAGTGATTCTGGCTGTATATTTTACT ACAACAACTGAGTCATTACAAGAGATAATGAACGCAGTTCAAAAAGCTCGTCTAGAAGATAAAGCACCCTGTTTGCATCTGCTCTCAAATG AAACACTCAGTATATTGAAAACAAGAAGACACCTTGACAATCCAGAAACTCGGTGTTTCAAAGCATGTGTGATGGAACGTCTAGGATAT CTCAAAGACGAGAAAATCTTTATCGATGAATATGAAAAACTCATTGATTCCAATttgaagagaataaaagaacTTAGCATGAAAGTTGCGCGAGCATGTGTTAATGAAG ctgaaaaaagtgaaaataagtgtgAGATAGCACATAATTATAGTAGGTGCATTTTTCATCAGACAAGGAAGCATTACAATCAAACTGCCGAGGAAAACGATGAAAATCAGAAccaacatttataa